Proteins from one Acidiphilium multivorum AIU301 genomic window:
- the ychF gene encoding redox-regulated ATPase YchF, with translation MGFNCGIVGLPNVGKSTLFNALTATVAAQAANYPFCTIEPNVGRVAVPDPRLDVLAKIGKSVKTVPTSLEFVDIAGLVRGAAKGEGLGNQFLANIREVDAIIHVLRCFEDDDITHVEGHIDPLRDADTVETELMLADLESLQKRVPNLQKKARGNDRAAAAELALIEPLLKVLEDGRPARTAIPAGEEEAVRRLQLLTAKPVLYVCNVEEASAATGNAQSARVAEMAAAQGAAHVIVSAAIEAEVAQLPAGEREEFLEGLGLADSGLDRVIRAGYDLLGLITYFTCGPKETRAWTITRGTAAPAAAGVIHGDFERGFIACETIAYDDYVACNGEAGAREAGKLRIEGRNYIVQDGDVLLFRFNV, from the coding sequence ATGGGTTTCAACTGCGGCATCGTCGGCCTGCCCAATGTCGGCAAGTCGACCCTGTTCAACGCGCTGACCGCGACCGTCGCGGCGCAGGCGGCGAATTATCCGTTCTGCACGATCGAGCCGAATGTCGGCCGCGTCGCCGTGCCCGACCCCAGGCTCGACGTGCTGGCGAAGATCGGCAAGTCGGTGAAGACCGTTCCCACCAGCCTCGAATTCGTCGACATCGCCGGCCTCGTGCGCGGGGCGGCGAAGGGCGAGGGTCTCGGCAACCAGTTCCTCGCCAATATCCGCGAGGTCGATGCCATCATCCACGTGCTGCGCTGCTTCGAGGATGACGACATCACCCATGTCGAGGGGCATATCGACCCGCTGCGCGACGCCGACACGGTCGAGACCGAGCTGATGCTGGCCGATCTCGAAAGCCTGCAGAAGCGCGTGCCCAACCTGCAGAAGAAGGCGCGCGGCAACGACCGCGCCGCCGCCGCCGAGCTCGCGCTGATCGAGCCGCTTCTGAAAGTCCTCGAAGACGGAAGGCCCGCCCGCACCGCGATTCCCGCTGGCGAGGAGGAGGCGGTGCGCCGGCTGCAGCTGCTCACCGCCAAGCCAGTTCTTTATGTCTGCAACGTCGAGGAAGCCTCGGCGGCGACCGGCAACGCGCAGTCGGCCCGCGTCGCCGAGATGGCGGCGGCGCAGGGGGCGGCGCATGTCATCGTCTCCGCCGCGATCGAGGCCGAGGTGGCGCAGTTGCCCGCCGGCGAGCGCGAGGAATTCCTCGAAGGCCTCGGCCTTGCCGATTCCGGGCTCGACCGGGTGATCCGCGCCGGCTACGACCTGCTCGGCCTGATCACCTATTTCACCTGCGGCCCGAAGGAGACCCGCGCCTGGACGATCACGCGCGGCACCGCCGCCCCCGCCGCGGCGGGCGTGATCCATGGCGATTTCGAGCGCGGTTTCATCGCCTGCGAAACCATCGCCTATGACGACTACGTCGCCTGCAACGGCGAGGCCGGCGCGCGCGAGGCCGGCAAGCTGCGAATCGAGGGGCGCAACTATATTGTCCAGGATGGTGACGTCCTGCTGTTCCGCTTCAACGTCTGA
- the lptB gene encoding LPS export ABC transporter ATP-binding protein has protein sequence MMKEQLRVIEGGVRERFPVPGTLAEQGLVARGLGKSFRKRPVVRNVSVTLRRGEAVGLLGPNGAGKTTTFYMIVGLIQPDSGSIMLDGADISTLPMYRRARLGIGYLPQEASVFRGLTVEQNITAALEVVENDPDRREAMLDALLAEFGISHLRRTPALALSGGERRRVEIARALATGPSYILLDEPLAGIDPIAVGEIRDMVAQLKQRGLGVVITDHNVRETLEVIDRAYILHEGHVLMEGAPDEVVAHPEVRRVYLGDRFML, from the coding sequence ATGATGAAGGAGCAGCTTCGCGTCATCGAGGGCGGCGTTCGCGAACGCTTCCCCGTTCCCGGCACTCTGGCCGAGCAGGGGCTGGTCGCGCGTGGCCTCGGCAAGAGTTTCCGCAAGCGTCCCGTGGTGCGCAACGTCTCGGTCACGCTGCGGCGTGGCGAGGCCGTCGGGCTGCTCGGCCCGAACGGCGCCGGCAAGACCACGACGTTCTACATGATCGTCGGGCTGATCCAGCCGGATTCCGGATCGATCATGCTCGACGGCGCCGATATCTCGACCCTGCCGATGTATCGCCGCGCGCGGCTCGGCATCGGCTACCTGCCGCAGGAAGCCAGCGTGTTCCGCGGCCTGACGGTCGAACAGAACATCACCGCCGCCCTCGAGGTGGTGGAGAACGATCCCGACCGGCGCGAGGCCATGCTGGATGCCCTGCTCGCCGAATTCGGCATCTCGCACCTGCGCCGCACGCCGGCCCTCGCCCTGTCCGGCGGCGAGCGCCGGCGGGTCGAGATCGCCCGCGCGCTGGCCACCGGGCCGAGCTACATCCTGCTCGACGAGCCGCTCGCCGGCATCGACCCGATCGCGGTCGGCGAGATCCGCGACATGGTGGCCCAGCTCAAGCAGCGCGGCCTCGGCGTGGTCATCACCGACCACAATGTCCGCGAGACGCTGGAAGTGATCGACCGCGCCTATATCCTGCACGAGGGCCATGTCCTCATGGAAGGCGCGCCGGACGAGGTGGTGGCGCATCCCGAGGTCCGCCGCGTCTATCTCGGCGACCGCTTCATGCTCTGA
- a CDS encoding 50S ribosomal protein L25/general stress protein Ctc produces the protein MAKFETIAAEDRARAGKGVARATRRAGKVPAVIYGAKQEPTLIALDPRIVLREMKRGGWRSRLYEIETASGKARALMRDIQLHPVTDQPEHVDFQRLAAGEPVRVAVNVNFLNELISVGMKRGGVLNVVRHAVEVLCDPDHIPDHFEADLGPLDINDNIRWSDLKGTGEAKPTITDRDFVIATIAPPTVVAEAAPAEGAAAAPAKGAAKGAAKGGKK, from the coding sequence ATGGCCAAGTTCGAGACCATTGCGGCCGAGGATCGCGCGCGGGCCGGCAAGGGGGTGGCGCGGGCGACACGGCGGGCCGGCAAGGTGCCGGCGGTGATTTACGGGGCGAAGCAGGAACCCACCCTGATCGCGCTCGACCCGCGCATCGTGCTGCGCGAGATGAAGCGCGGCGGCTGGCGCTCGCGCCTCTACGAGATCGAGACCGCTTCGGGCAAGGCCCGCGCGCTGATGCGCGACATCCAGCTGCATCCGGTCACCGACCAGCCCGAGCATGTGGACTTCCAGCGCCTCGCCGCCGGCGAGCCGGTTCGGGTGGCTGTGAACGTCAACTTCCTCAACGAGCTGATCTCGGTCGGCATGAAGCGCGGCGGCGTGCTGAACGTCGTGCGCCACGCCGTCGAGGTGCTGTGCGACCCGGATCACATCCCCGATCATTTCGAGGCGGATCTCGGCCCGCTCGACATCAACGACAATATCCGCTGGTCGGACCTCAAGGGCACCGGCGAGGCGAAGCCGACCATCACCGACCGTGACTTCGTGATCGCGACCATCGCGCCGCCGACCGTGGTGGCCGAGGCGGCCCCGGCCGAGGGTGCCGCCGCCGCGCCGGCCAAGGGTGCCGCCAAGGGCGCTGCCAAGGGCGGCAAGAAGTAA
- a CDS encoding F0F1 ATP synthase subunit delta, with translation MSSAVSASPQAASPQQDRTSGLSARYARALYELADERKQLDEVVSEMAALGRLFAEDPSLRRLIASRSIDAREAGRAMEQVLASQGVSDLVRNFIGTAIANRRLADLPSLVAGFAVYVAEKRGVVAADIASAHPLTDTQRAQLTARLAEAGYGRVTIRETVDPSLLGGLTVRIGSKLYDTSLKSRLQRLRHVMKGAA, from the coding sequence GTGTCGTCCGCCGTTTCCGCATCGCCGCAAGCCGCCTCCCCGCAGCAGGACCGGACATCCGGCCTGTCGGCCCGCTATGCGCGGGCGCTTTATGAACTCGCCGACGAACGCAAGCAGCTCGATGAAGTGGTCTCCGAAATGGCGGCACTGGGCCGGCTGTTCGCGGAAGATCCGTCGCTGCGCCGCCTTATCGCCAGCCGTTCGATCGACGCGCGCGAGGCCGGGCGCGCCATGGAACAGGTGCTCGCCAGCCAGGGCGTGTCCGATCTCGTCCGTAATTTCATCGGCACCGCCATCGCCAACCGCCGCCTGGCCGACCTGCCGTCGCTGGTCGCGGGATTTGCCGTCTATGTCGCGGAGAAGCGCGGCGTGGTCGCGGCCGACATCGCCTCGGCGCATCCGCTCACCGACACCCAGCGCGCCCAGCTCACCGCCCGCCTCGCCGAGGCCGGCTACGGGCGCGTCACCATCCGCGAAACGGTCGACCCGTCGCTGCTCGGCGGGCTGACCGTGCGGATCGGATCCAAGCTTTACGACACCAGTTTGAAATCGCGCCTGCAACGCCTGCGCCATGTGATGAAGGGAGCCGCCTGA
- a CDS encoding primosomal protein N', with product MALVSVLLPYAFDAAFTYEAREAPPPGAVVTVPLGRRIVHGVVWDDAPEPGIAPARLKTLHAVIATPALPGPLRRFIDWVAQYTMAPRGEVLALALKTGLLDPPAPRAGWAAGAAPSGRITATRQRVLDALATLDRPTTAELAAAAGTGAAVVRGLADAGLLRPAVRDPSVPLPDPDHAPPALSAAQEEAATALRASVAARRFEVTLLEGVTGAGKTEVFCEAIAACLREGRQALVLVPEIALSAQFAARFAARFGAAPALWHSGLTPATRRANYHAVASGAARLVLGARSALFLPFADPGLIVVDEEHEAAYKQEDGVTYHARDMAVVRGRISGCAVILASATPSLESAVNAEAGRYRHITLAARHGGARLPAIEAIDLRAAPPARGRFLSPVLAGALETTLEGGGQAMLFLNRRGYAPLTLCRGCGHRLTCPNCTAWLVEHRRPGHLLCHHCGHAAQAPAKCPDCAAEQSFVPIGPGVERIAEEVAELFPAARTILMASDAITTAEQAEAALRAIVAHEIDLVIGTQMIAKGWHFPDLVLVGVVDADLGLGGGDLRAGERSAQLLHQVAGRAGRGRLPGRVLLQTYAPEHPVMRALIGNDLAGFRRAEADLRAPGHWPPFGRLAALIVSADEAATADAAAAALARTQPRDGVQVLGPAPAPFAMLRGRHRRRLLLRAPRGIAVQPVLRAWLDRARAEGLPRAARIDIDIDPISFL from the coding sequence ATGGCGCTGGTCTCCGTCCTGCTGCCCTACGCGTTCGATGCCGCCTTCACCTATGAGGCGCGCGAGGCGCCGCCGCCGGGCGCCGTCGTCACCGTGCCGCTCGGCCGGCGCATCGTGCATGGCGTGGTGTGGGACGACGCGCCGGAGCCGGGCATCGCGCCGGCCCGGCTGAAGACGCTGCACGCCGTTATCGCCACCCCTGCCCTGCCCGGTCCGCTCCGCCGCTTCATCGACTGGGTCGCGCAGTACACCATGGCGCCGCGCGGCGAGGTGCTCGCCCTCGCCCTCAAGACCGGCCTGCTCGACCCGCCCGCCCCGCGCGCCGGCTGGGCGGCGGGCGCAGCGCCGTCCGGGCGGATCACCGCCACGCGCCAGCGCGTGCTCGATGCGCTCGCGACGCTCGACCGCCCGACCACCGCCGAGCTCGCCGCCGCGGCCGGCACCGGCGCCGCCGTGGTGCGCGGCCTTGCCGATGCCGGGCTGCTGCGCCCCGCCGTGCGGGATCCGTCTGTTCCGCTGCCCGACCCCGACCACGCGCCGCCCGCGCTGTCGGCGGCACAGGAAGAGGCCGCCACCGCCCTGCGCGCCTCGGTCGCCGCACGGCGGTTCGAGGTCACGCTGCTCGAGGGCGTTACCGGCGCGGGCAAGACCGAGGTGTTCTGCGAAGCCATCGCCGCCTGCCTGCGGGAGGGGCGGCAGGCGCTGGTGCTGGTGCCGGAAATCGCGCTCTCCGCCCAGTTCGCCGCGCGCTTCGCCGCCCGCTTCGGCGCGGCGCCGGCGCTGTGGCATTCCGGGCTGACACCCGCGACCCGCCGCGCGAACTACCACGCTGTCGCGAGCGGTGCGGCGAGGCTGGTGCTCGGCGCCCGCTCGGCGCTGTTCCTCCCCTTCGCCGATCCCGGCCTGATCGTGGTCGATGAGGAGCACGAGGCCGCCTACAAGCAGGAGGACGGCGTCACTTACCATGCGCGCGACATGGCGGTGGTGCGCGGGCGGATCTCCGGCTGCGCCGTCATCCTCGCCTCCGCCACGCCGAGCCTCGAATCGGCGGTGAACGCCGAAGCCGGCCGCTACCGCCACATCACCCTCGCCGCCCGCCATGGCGGCGCGAGGCTGCCGGCGATCGAGGCGATCGACCTGCGCGCCGCCCCACCCGCGCGCGGCCGCTTTCTCTCTCCCGTGCTGGCCGGCGCGCTGGAGACCACGCTGGAAGGCGGCGGCCAGGCGATGCTCTTCCTCAACCGCCGCGGCTATGCGCCGCTCACGCTCTGCCGCGGCTGCGGGCACCGGCTCACCTGCCCGAACTGCACCGCCTGGCTGGTGGAACACCGCCGGCCCGGCCACCTGCTCTGCCACCATTGCGGCCACGCCGCGCAGGCTCCCGCCAAATGCCCGGACTGCGCGGCGGAGCAGAGTTTCGTCCCGATCGGCCCGGGGGTGGAACGCATCGCCGAGGAAGTCGCCGAGCTGTTCCCCGCCGCCCGCACCATCCTGATGGCGAGCGACGCCATCACCACCGCCGAGCAGGCGGAGGCGGCGCTGCGCGCCATCGTCGCCCACGAGATCGACCTCGTGATCGGCACGCAGATGATCGCCAAGGGCTGGCACTTCCCCGATCTCGTGCTGGTCGGCGTGGTCGATGCCGATCTCGGCCTCGGCGGCGGCGACCTGCGCGCCGGCGAGCGCAGCGCCCAGTTGCTGCACCAGGTCGCCGGCCGCGCCGGGCGCGGGCGCCTGCCCGGCCGTGTCCTGCTGCAGACCTACGCGCCGGAGCATCCGGTGATGCGCGCCCTCATCGGCAACGACCTTGCCGGCTTCCGCCGCGCCGAGGCCGATCTGCGCGCGCCGGGCCACTGGCCGCCCTTCGGAAGGCTCGCCGCGCTGATCGTCAGCGCCGACGAGGCCGCCACCGCCGATGCCGCCGCCGCCGCCCTCGCCCGCACCCAGCCGCGCGATGGCGTGCAGGTGCTCGGCCCGGCGCCGGCCCCCTTCGCCATGCTGCGCGGCCGGCATCGCCGCCGCCTGCTGCTGCGCGCGCCGCGCGGGATCGCGGTGCAGCCCGTGCTGCGCGCCTGGCTCGACCGTGCTCGCGCCGAGGGGCTGCCCCGCGCCGCGCGGATCGATATCGACATCGATCCGATCTCATTCCTGTGA
- the atpA gene encoding F0F1 ATP synthase subunit alpha, whose translation MEIRPAEISEILKKQIASFDTETDVAETGQVLSVGDGIARVFGLANVMAGEMVEFPNAGVQGMALNLENDNVGVVVFGDDKAIREGDTVTRTRRIVDVPVGKGLLGRVVDALGNPIDGKGPIEATERRLVETKAPGIIPRKSVHEPMQTGVKSIDALIPIGRGQRELVIGDRQTGKTAIIVDTFINQKPLNAQDDESKKLYCIYVAVGQKRSTVAQLVRTLEENGAMEYSIVIAATASEPAPMQFLAPYTGCAMGEYFRDNGMHALIVYDDLSKQAVAYRQMSLLLRRPPGREAYPGDVFYLHSRLLERAAKMSDEFGAGSLTALPVIETQAGDISAYIPTNVISITDGQIFLETELFFKGIRPAVNVGNSVSRVGSAAQIKAMKQVAGKIKLDLAQYREMAAFAQFASDLDASTQKLLARGARLTELLKQPQFKPLPVEEQVVSIFVGTRGYLDEVPVNRIGDFEAQLISEMKARSPEILDSIRNDREIKKETETKLVDFVKSFASSFA comes from the coding sequence ATGGAGATCCGCCCCGCCGAAATCTCCGAGATTCTGAAGAAGCAGATCGCGAGCTTCGACACCGAGACGGACGTCGCCGAAACCGGCCAGGTCCTGTCGGTCGGTGACGGCATCGCGCGCGTGTTCGGCCTCGCAAACGTGATGGCCGGCGAGATGGTCGAGTTTCCGAATGCCGGCGTTCAGGGCATGGCGCTGAACCTCGAGAACGACAATGTCGGCGTCGTCGTCTTCGGCGACGACAAGGCGATCCGCGAGGGCGACACCGTCACCCGCACCCGCCGCATCGTCGACGTGCCGGTCGGAAAGGGCCTGCTCGGCCGCGTGGTCGACGCGCTCGGCAACCCGATCGACGGCAAGGGCCCGATCGAGGCGACCGAGCGCCGCCTGGTCGAGACCAAGGCGCCCGGCATCATCCCGCGCAAGTCGGTGCACGAGCCGATGCAGACCGGCGTGAAGTCGATCGACGCGCTGATCCCGATCGGCCGCGGCCAGCGCGAGCTGGTCATCGGCGACCGTCAGACCGGCAAGACCGCGATCATCGTCGACACCTTCATCAACCAGAAGCCGCTGAACGCGCAGGACGACGAGAGCAAGAAGCTCTACTGCATCTACGTCGCGGTCGGGCAGAAGCGCTCCACCGTCGCCCAGCTCGTGCGCACGCTCGAGGAAAACGGCGCGATGGAATACTCCATCGTCATCGCCGCCACCGCCTCCGAGCCGGCGCCGATGCAGTTCCTCGCCCCCTACACGGGCTGCGCGATGGGCGAGTATTTCCGCGACAACGGGATGCACGCGCTGATCGTCTATGACGATCTCTCGAAGCAGGCCGTCGCCTATCGCCAGATGTCGCTGCTGCTGCGCCGCCCGCCGGGACGCGAGGCCTATCCGGGCGACGTGTTCTACCTGCACTCGCGCCTGCTCGAGCGCGCCGCGAAGATGTCCGACGAGTTCGGCGCCGGCTCGCTGACCGCGCTGCCGGTCATCGAGACCCAGGCGGGCGACATCTCGGCCTATATCCCGACCAACGTGATCTCGATCACCGACGGGCAGATCTTCCTCGAGACCGAACTGTTCTTCAAGGGCATCCGCCCGGCGGTGAACGTCGGCAACTCGGTCTCGCGCGTCGGCTCGGCCGCGCAGATCAAGGCGATGAAGCAGGTCGCCGGCAAGATCAAGCTCGACCTCGCGCAGTATCGCGAGATGGCGGCCTTCGCGCAGTTCGCCTCGGATCTCGATGCCTCGACCCAGAAGCTGCTCGCCCGCGGCGCGCGCCTGACCGAGCTGCTCAAGCAGCCGCAGTTCAAGCCGCTGCCGGTGGAGGAGCAGGTGGTGTCGATCTTCGTCGGCACCCGCGGCTATCTCGACGAGGTGCCGGTCAACCGCATCGGCGATTTCGAGGCCCAGCTGATCTCCGAGATGAAGGCGCGTTCGCCGGAAATCCTCGACTCGATCCGCAACGACCGCGAAATCAAGAAGGAGACCGAGACGAAGCTCGTCGACTTCGTCAAGTCCTTCGCCTCCAGCTTCGCGTAA
- the atpD gene encoding F0F1 ATP synthase subunit beta gives MAKNVTGRITQIMGPVVDVQFEGELPYILNALETRVGDRRLVLEVAQEIGERTVRCIAMDSTDGLARGDEVRDTGEAIAVPVGPETLGRILNVIGEPIDERGPIPTTRTAPIHRQAPSFDEQATSAEILVTGIKVVDLLAPYLKGGKIGLFGGAGVGKTVLIQELINNIAKGHGGVSVFAGVGERTREGNDLYHEMIDAGVIKLGDNTTEGSKVALVYGQMNEPPGARMRVGLSGLTMAEYFRDEEGQDVLFFVDNIFRFTQAGAEVSALLGRIPSAVGYQPTLATDMGALQERITSTKKGSITSVQAIYVPADDLTDPAPATSFSHLDATTTLNRAIAEKGIYPAVDPLDSTSRALDPRIVGEEHYNVAREVQRILQSYKSLQDIIAILGMDELSEDDKLTVARARKIERFLSQPFHVAEVFTGSPGIFVPVEDTVRSFKAICAGEYDHLPEAAFYMVGTIEDAVKKAESLNATA, from the coding sequence ATGGCAAAGAACGTTACCGGCCGCATCACGCAGATCATGGGCCCCGTGGTCGACGTGCAGTTCGAGGGCGAGCTGCCCTACATCCTCAACGCGCTGGAAACCAGGGTGGGCGACCGCCGGCTGGTGCTTGAAGTCGCGCAGGAAATCGGCGAGCGCACCGTCCGCTGCATCGCGATGGACAGCACCGACGGTCTCGCCCGCGGCGACGAGGTGCGCGACACCGGCGAGGCGATCGCCGTTCCCGTCGGCCCGGAGACCCTTGGCCGCATCCTCAACGTGATCGGTGAGCCGATCGACGAGCGCGGGCCGATCCCGACCACCCGCACCGCGCCGATCCACCGCCAGGCGCCGAGCTTCGACGAGCAGGCCACCTCGGCCGAGATCCTCGTCACCGGCATCAAGGTCGTCGACCTGCTCGCCCCCTATCTGAAGGGCGGCAAGATCGGCCTGTTCGGCGGCGCCGGCGTGGGCAAGACCGTGCTCATCCAGGAACTGATCAACAACATCGCCAAGGGCCACGGCGGCGTCTCGGTCTTCGCCGGTGTCGGCGAGCGCACCCGCGAGGGCAACGACCTCTACCACGAGATGATCGACGCCGGCGTCATCAAGCTCGGCGACAACACCACCGAGGGCTCCAAGGTGGCGCTGGTCTATGGCCAGATGAACGAGCCGCCGGGTGCGCGCATGCGCGTCGGCCTCTCCGGCCTGACCATGGCGGAATATTTCCGCGACGAGGAAGGCCAGGACGTGCTGTTCTTCGTCGACAACATCTTCCGCTTCACCCAGGCGGGCGCCGAGGTCTCGGCGCTGCTCGGCCGCATCCCCTCCGCGGTGGGCTACCAGCCGACGCTCGCGACCGACATGGGCGCGCTGCAGGAGCGCATCACCTCGACCAAGAAGGGCTCCATCACCTCGGTCCAGGCCATCTACGTCCCGGCTGACGACCTGACCGACCCGGCGCCGGCCACCTCCTTCTCGCATCTCGACGCGACGACGACGCTGAACCGCGCCATCGCGGAAAAGGGCATCTACCCGGCGGTCGACCCGCTGGACAGCACCTCCCGCGCGCTCGACCCGCGCATCGTTGGCGAGGAGCACTACAACGTCGCCCGCGAGGTGCAGCGCATCCTGCAGAGCTACAAGTCGCTGCAGGACATCATCGCGATCCTGGGCATGGACGAGCTGTCGGAAGACGACAAGCTCACCGTCGCCCGCGCCCGCAAGATCGAGCGCTTCCTCTCGCAGCCCTTCCACGTCGCCGAGGTGTTCACCGGCTCGCCGGGCATCTTCGTGCCGGTGGAAGACACGGTGCGCAGCTTCAAGGCGATCTGCGCCGGCGAATACGACCACCTGCCGGAAGCCGCCTTCTACATGGTCGGCACCATCGAGGACGCGGTGAAGAAGGCCGAGTCCCTGAACGCGACGGCCTGA
- the atpC gene encoding ATP synthase F1 subunit epsilon, producing the protein MTVALEIISPERLLLARPVSMVVIPGTEGDLGVLPGHSKMITSLRGGLIDLYEDEKLVDRFFVSGGFAQITEERCTVLADAITKLGEIDPLKAADELAAAEAAWRETDDADEIAWRDASDRLITAQARVDALATHGN; encoded by the coding sequence ATGACCGTCGCGCTCGAAATCATCAGCCCGGAGCGGCTCCTGCTCGCCCGGCCGGTCAGCATGGTGGTGATCCCCGGCACCGAGGGCGACCTCGGTGTCCTGCCGGGCCATTCGAAGATGATCACCTCGCTGCGCGGCGGCCTGATCGACCTTTACGAGGACGAGAAGCTGGTCGACCGTTTCTTCGTCTCCGGCGGCTTCGCCCAGATCACCGAAGAGCGCTGCACCGTGCTCGCCGATGCGATCACCAAGCTCGGCGAAATCGATCCGCTCAAGGCGGCCGACGAACTCGCCGCCGCCGAAGCGGCCTGGCGCGAAACCGATGACGCGGACGAGATCGCCTGGCGCGATGCGTCCGACCGTCTGATCACCGCGCAGGCGCGGGTCGACGCCCTCGCCACGCACGGAAACTGA
- a CDS encoding F0F1 ATP synthase subunit gamma has protein sequence MASLKALRNRIASVKSTQKITKAMKMVAAAKLRRAQAQAEAARPYATRMAAMMGALAEGAAENPNAPALLVGNGADRTHLIVVVSADRGLAGPFNASINRAARARARKLEAEGKQVRLFTVGRKGRDFFRRDMREKIIGEANFVGKKTIEFADAEAIANQIIAAFNDGKFDVCTLMFNRFVSVMSQVPSETPLIPASAGQAANDNAGSDQPAGDYEIEPDDGTLLDRLLPRNLAVQIYSALLESAAGEQGARMTAMDNATRNAGEMINRLTLNYNRTRQANITKELIEIISGAEAL, from the coding sequence ATGGCCAGCCTGAAAGCCCTCCGGAACCGGATCGCCAGCGTCAAGTCGACGCAGAAGATCACCAAGGCGATGAAAATGGTCGCCGCCGCCAAGCTGCGCCGTGCCCAGGCGCAGGCCGAGGCGGCGCGCCCCTACGCCACGCGGATGGCGGCGATGATGGGCGCCCTCGCCGAGGGCGCTGCGGAAAACCCGAACGCGCCGGCGCTGCTCGTCGGCAACGGGGCGGACCGCACGCATCTCATCGTCGTCGTGAGCGCCGATCGCGGCCTCGCCGGACCGTTCAACGCCTCGATCAACCGCGCCGCCCGGGCGCGGGCGCGCAAGCTGGAGGCCGAGGGCAAGCAGGTCCGGCTGTTCACGGTCGGCCGCAAGGGGCGCGACTTCTTCCGCCGCGACATGCGCGAGAAGATCATCGGCGAGGCGAATTTCGTCGGCAAGAAGACGATCGAGTTCGCCGATGCGGAAGCGATCGCCAACCAGATCATCGCCGCGTTCAACGACGGCAAGTTCGACGTCTGCACGCTGATGTTCAACCGCTTCGTCTCGGTGATGTCGCAGGTGCCGAGCGAAACGCCGCTGATCCCGGCGAGCGCCGGCCAGGCCGCGAACGACAATGCCGGTTCGGACCAGCCCGCCGGCGACTACGAGATCGAGCCGGATGACGGCACGCTGCTCGACCGTCTGCTGCCGCGCAACCTCGCGGTGCAGATCTACAGCGCGCTGCTCGAATCCGCCGCCGGCGAACAGGGCGCGCGCATGACCGCGATGGACAACGCGACGCGCAATGCGGGCGAGATGATCAACCGTCTCACGCTGAACTACAACCGCACCCGTCAGGCGAACATCACCAAGGAACTGATCGAGATCATTTCCGGCGCGGAAGCGCTCTGA
- the pth gene encoding aminoacyl-tRNA hydrolase produces the protein MKLWVGLGNPEPGMARNRHNIGFMAIDVIADRHGFAPWRKRFSGLVSEGSIGGEKIVALKPLTYMNESGRAVQPASAFFKLPPDAVTVFHDELDLIPGKVRVKRGGGAAGHNGLRSIDRTLGTQDYWRVRLGIGHPGDKARVHGHVLGNFAKTDEDWLVDTLEAVSDAAPLLAAGKPEDFMTKVALLTKDTA, from the coding sequence ATGAAGCTGTGGGTCGGCCTCGGCAATCCCGAACCCGGGATGGCGCGGAACCGTCACAATATCGGCTTCATGGCGATCGACGTGATCGCCGACCGCCACGGCTTCGCGCCGTGGCGGAAGCGCTTTTCCGGCCTGGTGAGCGAGGGCAGCATCGGCGGCGAGAAGATCGTCGCCCTCAAGCCGCTGACCTACATGAACGAGTCGGGCCGCGCGGTGCAGCCGGCCAGCGCCTTCTTCAAGCTGCCGCCAGACGCCGTCACCGTCTTTCATGACGAGCTCGACCTGATCCCCGGCAAGGTGCGGGTGAAGCGCGGCGGCGGCGCGGCCGGCCATAACGGCCTGCGCAGCATCGATCGCACGCTCGGCACCCAGGACTACTGGCGCGTGCGCCTCGGCATCGGCCATCCGGGCGACAAGGCGCGGGTGCACGGCCATGTGCTCGGCAATTTCGCGAAGACGGACGAGGACTGGCTGGTCGACACGCTCGAAGCCGTCTCCGACGCCGCCCCCCTGCTCGCCGCCGGCAAGCCGGAAGATTTCATGACGAAAGTCGCCCTCCTGACCAAGGACACCGCCTGA